GCAGGAGACCATGAGATGGTATGCCTGCTTTTGCAGAAGGGCACGCTGTCGGACCTCCCAGACAAGTGGGGCCGCACACCGTTATCTCGAGCTGCTGAGAGGGGGCATAATTTGGCGGTTGAGCGACTTTTGGTTGACGGTCGTGCGGATTCAAATAGTCGAGATAACCGCGGTCGAACCCCATTATCTTGGGCTGCTGAGAGCTCGCACTTACAGATAGTAGAGACATTGGTTAACCACGGTGCCGATGTTGAGATCCGTGACAATGAGGGCCAGATACCCTTATGGTGGTTCTTAAATAATACAGACCGAAGCAATCCGACAGACCGAGGAACTACCAAAGAACCGGTGGACTTCCAGCGATGGTGTTCGATCCTGGGCCCTAAATCAAGCATAGAGCCTGTTACCAAGAAGCGACGAACATTCCTGGCTTGGGCTTGTGAGCGAGGCGACCGGCAGCTGGTCCAAGAATTGCTCCGAACGACATGGACAGATCCGAACTCGATTGATCGCCATAGGAAAACGCCGCTCATCTATGCTTTGGAATGGAAACACTACGAAATTGCCGACATGCTTATGTCTGGCGTAGAGCCGGAGAGAGCGAAAAAGGACTGCGTGTCACTACATCTTCTTATACGGGAAGGTCGATCCCGTCTATTGAAAATGTTCCTAGAGCGATACAAGTCCAAtctcaaggaggaagataagTACAGTGCAATCCCTCTCATGAGGATGGCCCTTCAGCAAAGTGACCGGCCGACCGTGAGGCTACTCTTAGACTACAAGGCAAGTACGCAGGGGCTCAAAAGCAGCGATTGGTTTGGACCCTGTAGCACATTGAGAGCAGCGGAACCTCTAGTGGGTCTAAATAAAGCGAACTGGGATGGTTATTCCTCCATACCAGTAATGGAAATGACAATCCAGGAGCGTGATCGCATTGCGGTAGCCACTTTACTCGGCAAACGTGCTCAAATCCTGGAGAttgaggacgatgatgacgacttCGCGCAGTACTCTAGCAACATCCAGCAGAGCATCGCCGTGGATATAATGACCCGTAAAGACGGGCGACAGGCTGTAGAGTGGATCTCAGAAGATACATTCGACCAGAAAATGAGAGAACTGACAAAGAGCCCAGACGAGAGTCATCTGATGTGAGTTGCCTTGCCCCTGCGTATATCGTCCTAGCTGATCACCTTCCATATGCCATCAGACTCTTTCGAGAGAACCAGGCATGGAAGACGTATTGTCAGATGGACAATATCCCCAACGAATTAAAATTCTCGCTAGGCAACAGAAGTCCGTGCAGGACTTTTAGTCTGTCGATAGTCACGCGTTTCCGAAACATGAAAGATCCGCAGGACTCTCGTGAAGACAGCAGTGGCGAGCACTATCGCATCCGAACGATTGAATGGTCAGTACTTGAAGCGCCTCCTAAAACAATTCACTACTTCAGCAATCTGCCGTTTGGATGGACCCCGCAAAGCGACTTGGAGCTTATTGAGCTTTTCATGCAAACCTGGAAGGACGACTGGATGTGCTTCTGTCGGGATGAAAGGAGGAATCTTGGGCACTTGGTAAGTGAGCACGGGAGCAAATGCTGTCCGGACATAAATATTGACTTGCTGAGCTGGTAGCGATCATATCAGCTGACCGCTGCTGGAAAAGACGACTTTCTAATCGACGCTATAGCGGGGAATATGCAAAAGTGGACCCAAATGCAATGGATGCTAGAAGACCAACTCAATCAGGCAAGAGAATTTGTCGCACAGTACCAAACGTTCACCGAAAGCCGACAGCTTAGCGAGTACATGGGTAAGATTATCACTGCTTTTGAGCATGACGTTTCGAGCCAGATCGATAAGATGGAACAGGGGATTCGTGATTTGCTCCAAGTGGTGAGTAGTTACTATCTTCGCTTAGCGGCGGGTCTTGTGGTCTACTTATAACTCGATATTGCTCAGGAATTTGCATGGGTGTCAATCAATGAAGCTCATAGGTCAACTAGTCTAGCCGCGAGTATGAAGCGGCTGAGCTGGATCACGGTAAGTTAATGAGCTCCATCGCACTTGGACGTTGACTGACAAGCCTAGTTCatattcctccctctcatGTTTGCCTCGGTGGGTACCATCAGCCATGACGTTACAGCAATTCCTGACCTGTCTAGAGTCTTCTCGGAATGAACGTGGACGTCCTTCAAGACAACCCGAGCTGGTATTAGTTTCTCTTGATTGGAGGGTCCCTGACATTGATCACGGTATTTACTTGGATCGGTGCCAGATTTACACGAGTTAGTTACCCTTTAGAATGCTGAAGCTGGAAAAATGCTAACTATCACCAGCTTGAAACATGGCTAGAACACATGGTATGGACACAACCAAAACGAAAGCCACACTCCTTTGACCAAAATATGCGACCTTTAAGCAGGTCTTTGCAGCCATAGTGGATTAACTCACAGCGAAGTGAACTAAAGTACTCATGGGATATATTCGATGGCCAAAGTACTATCTACATTTTGCATACGTCTCTAACTGAGCTCCAGTTCCTAGCCGGAGGAAGTGATATGTGACATTTCTTGTTGCCATCATGGGTCCCTTTCATTTCTACTTTTTATAGAATTTCAAGTAGACTCTTTATACCCCTGCCCTGCTCTTTTATGATGGGCTGCTTCTACTTTCAATAGAGAGGATTATATGGAACATAATTAATTATAGATAACAGAGGCAATTGTTTTGTACAAATATGATATTACAGCTACAATGACCACAATGTCAGTACTAGTATTATAAACCACTTTCGAGATTGACTGCTTGGTTCTAAACAGTAAAGCTTGTGTGGAAATCTGTTATCAGAACGGGATCCGATATCACTGCTTGCTCTTCAATTCTCCAAACGCTGTAAGGAACTCTGTCCATGACAGTGAGTACAGGCAAGCAAGCTCTAATACCGGTGGAGATTCTAGAGGTAACATACCGCTAAATGAGACTTTGCCATCGTGATTCCCATCCAGTTCTTCAATCCATTCCTTGGCTTCATCGTCGCTCATCTCAAAACCCTGTTCTTTCGCAGCTGCAATGAGCTCATAGGGTTCGATATAACCTAGTAAATATAATACATGAGCCTTTAGAGACGGTAGCTCTATAGACAAGACACATACGGTCACCGTTGGTGTTCTTCCAGAATTTATGGAATTAGCAGCAGTCACACAGCTTTGTCACCAGCATGCACTCACAATCTCCCTGAATTTTTCCCTCCAAAAGTCAATCTCTTCACGTGTGTAGCGGCCCTGTCATATAGGTAATGTTAAACCACATACAGAACTTTCACTGTAACGAATCTCACCATTTTCCTTGTATGTGTTATGTTCTTGACGAGTCTTTGAGATTGCACGAGGACTTTGTTTGGACTCTATGCAACAACCCACTTTATATATTCTACCTAGGATCGTTGCGATGAGTCATGCTACCTGGTTTTCCTCCAATAAATAAAGCCTCTAGGTCCTAGAACTATTCTGAGTCCATCTGTCTTGAGGCATTTTTGGACCAATTACGTGTACGTGTGCTGCTGGATGAGCGCGGTATGCGAAGTCCAAAGGTACATCATCGTACATGACCACAAGTGGAGACGATTACCCCTCCACCAGAAACTTTACTATAGGTCTAGCCAGAGAGATGCTAACAATCATGAAACCATAGCCACTGAATTAGTGTGGCTCGGGCGCAAACCTTTGCCGATGAAGTAGGGCATTTTGATTATTGGAACGATCTTCACTGCTAGTCTTCGGGTTGATAGGACAGCTGTCCCAAGCGGCAGAAGCAAGGGAATGGATCACTAGTTATCGTGAAGTAGTTGGCCGCCAAATAGTCAATGAATAACGAGTCATTTATAGTCACTTACCTTTCAACAAATCAACGGTTAATGTCATCTTAGATATCTAAATAACATCTCTAAAAAAACCAAACCTCCAAGTTTAGAGGACTGCCAAGAGCTACATCCTTGTAAAAGTCAGGGAGTTTGATCAAGGAGTCCACAAAGCCTTCCCCAACCGACCTTGGCTGGACAAAAACCTGCGGTAGTTTTCAGGTTGGAAGGTTTTATTTCTGCTGTTGGTTAGGCCGATGGTTAAGAACTTCATCATGGTACTAAATCTATCAAATTGTGAGTCTTaatttttcttgctttgcttATAAGATCGATAGATTATACTAAGGCTTATTAGGATTTACACGAGAAACTACGCTTTATACAACCTGGCCAGTATATAGCTATGACTTATAATATCTGGTTTCTTCCGATAAATAGACTTTCTAAAACTACACTGGGTCCATCTATCTTGAGGCATTATTGAACCAATTATATTTAGATGAAGCGCCTCATACACAATCGTACATAGCCACAAGCGGAGACCATTATTCCGTATTCTAGGGGATCGTCGATTGAGAGATTCTCTGCTGGTCTCCTGATATAGTAGAGAAATCCGCCAAATGGTCGATATGTTCTAGTCCTCCAGTTCAGCTGTGCCCAGCTGAAGTGAGGGGTACATGCATACTCTTACAACTATGCAGCGTTAGTGTGAAATGAGAGTTGCGATGATCATCCGGCCGATTGATGGCGAAGATTTGGAGCCACGCTCTTGCTCCACTCGGTGAGTGGGGAGCAACTACGGTTGTGGTTCAGAAGCGAAGCGAGTGTACACCGACAACGGCAGATATGAGTTGTGATACCGAAGTGCTGCTGACGGTATGTGCCACTTTAGGTAGTGGGTCGTCGAAACAGCTAATCTAGCTGAATCCTATGCCATTATTGTTCGCCATTTCTGCGAGAATGATACTCGGCAACTAGAGCGTTCAATCCGCAAGCAGCATTGTCCTTATGAGACTTCCATTGGCCCATATCATGTAGAGGTGGGTACCTTAATATCTAGCATTGAAGCCTCGTGGAAATGATGTCTGAAAATGGCGCAGTGGAACACTGGTTAAGCCGGCTAAATGCCACAGATCCTATTACGCTACGTAGATATTGAGCGGCCTTTTATACGTTTGGCCTGGTAGACTGAAATCACATTGACTTGGACAGAAATAATACACGGATAGTTATGCTTACCAGGGCAGGATGAGAACTTGATTAATTTTCAAACGAGGTGGGGAAGCCGggtgtggctggctgagttGGTGAACTTACTTAGTCCACCGCAGTGGATACCTTTCTCCGCAGCCGAAGACTGCAAGATAGTGGCGCAGCTGAACAGTTAACCTGATCGGGGAACTGAGATTCGTACCATTTCTGTAGCCAATTTTGGGCAGTTTAGCTTCCTTTGAGCAATTATGTCTTTTCTTTAGGGGTAGTGATGCTCTTAAACCCCCCAACTTTGGCATCTACATCACATATATAATCCCCCCTTTATTCTTATTCCGTGGTCCTCCCAGAAGGATCTATCGGGTCTACTTTTGTTCCAGAATCGGTTGTTTCCAGACAGCAGACCTGGCCTACTACAGTGTAGGGCATAGTGTCGGAAATATGTACTCCACGATTCTTTTAGCTCAACACATAGCTCGCTTCACGTATACTACGTCATGACTTGTGCATATAAGCGTGGAGTTCGGGAGACACATGGTACAGAGCCGGCAATACTGCCTTGAACGCCATACATGGTTCATCAGTGCCGTAGGGGCCGTATTGGACTTACATACAAGAGAGACTTGTTCTGGTGCGAATGTAAAGACGAGTCTTTGGGTCAATCTATGCACTTCTTTTCGCTGCCACTGGTGCTGTTCTGTGGGTGCGAGTCGAGACCATGGTTGGGCCTAACGGGGGTGTGAGTTGGAAATGGCTACAATGATCTACCACTCCTCGATGTTCTACTTATCTGTCGAGGAGCTCTTTGTTTGAGTAATAGAAGTTGGTGGAATATGGTTGATCTGCACAGTGTTCAATACACCTTCTAGTGCAATGGTCTGATATATTAGTGACCATGCTTGGGAAGAAGCAACTCCCGGTGAAGCCGATGATAACGTTACCCCGAGAGATTCACTCCTAGGCGGATTTCTAATGATTGATAATCGAGTGTTCCTTATACTAGTGTACGGACCGGCTAGTCAATGCTCCCTCTACTTTATTGAAATAAGCTTATATTAATGTAAGGGATATATCTAGCTTTAAGGGAAGAGGTATATTTAGCCAAAATTCATACCCATTCCAGATCTTGCTATTGAGATAGATATCTGCTCATGGGGTTTGCACACGTAGTAAAAGCCACTAGCTCGTCGAATATACTTAAACATACTTCCAAGTCACTCCATGCTCCGTAGTGCAGAACTATTCCTACTTACACGATTTCATAGCCAATTCTCACGAGGTCCATGTAACATCTTCCCCAAAATCCAAGTCATGTATGTTCTTCATCCTGTTCTGTGCCTCTGGCTGGAACATCCAACTCGTTTTGGACGCCATACAACCGCCCAAACAGCTCTGCCTCCATTCGTTCAGCCGGCGCAGGACCTTCCCTAATCTCCGCCATCATATCTATCCCCGGCGGAAAGTCGAATTCGAATGACGGAACCCCCATCTCCACGCATATTGCACAGCACAGCCTGCTCATAATGCCACTGTAACaagccatcaacaacacTCAATCGATCGCCTGGCTGTCGACACACGGAATCAAGAGTTTTCCCATGATACTCACACGCCCCCGGCGTGAAGCTTTGGATCCTGTACCCATCGTTCGAGTTCACGGCTATCGAGTAATCGTCCCATCGTGCATGAATGTCTTTACGAAGTAGAATCCCATTCTGAGGTGAGGTTATCCCCGGCGGAGTATTGTATGTGACAAGTTTTGAGTACCCTTGGCTCTGAAAGATACTGTCCAGAGCTAGTGGGAAAATGTGGTCTGTGTCCCACTGAATCCATCTGTCCACTCATGCTTCAAGATTTATCTGACCAGTTATAACGCACCGGCCGTCTCGTCTACGGATCTGGTCCTGGAACGCTTTATCTCGAGTTCTTGGTGACACTGAAAGTGTACGGCAACCACGCAGCTACTTAGACCTCTTGTGTGGAGTAGTCCGCCGACTCTCTCTGACCTCcacttcctcatcctcctccatgcgATCAAACTGGGAACGCAGGAGGGACGAGCGACGAGTCGGGGTGATAGAGGGTAGTAGCGTTTTGTACTGGTGCACATATCTGCTCCTGGGCTGTAAGGCGTGAGAATATAATGATCTTGTtgtatctttcttttggtagGATCAAAGGTGTGTTTGAGCCGTATAGACGGGTCTCGAACCCGCCGgttgcggagaagaggatgtgcAACATGTCTAGGAACTACCTTCTCGTGGGATTGTCTGCTGCGGTAATGCCTCCTTGGATTTTCACGGGTAGTGTAGGTGGAGGGCttaaagagagagaagttTGAAGAGTTGATAAGGTTATTAGCAGAAACCCTCCGCCTTTCTATTCCTACTCAGGTCATTATTGTTACTAGACCACTGCCCTAACCATGGAATTACGATTTTAATACCTTACAGTGACTATCTACCGATCACACTTTATTCAATGTAAAAAATGCATTCATTATCAATGGGTATATCTAACGAATATAATAACTCCGTGAATGAGAATATGGGAATTTTCCGAGGAAATTCCGATTTAGCACGCAAAAGGGCTTCACCCCCTTCCTGCTGAACTCAGGGGCTGAGGATAGAGCACAGGTGAATTGGCTATAAGCTGAACATGACGATCAACGGGCAGTTGCATAGTTAGGTGGCCGTAGATATGTATCGTCGTATCTCGGAAGAGTATCGTCCACATAGAATTCGCTCAGCGAAATGCTATCCCCACTGACAAAATTCTTAAtaggaaaagggaaaacgGCATTGAAGGACTTCATCCGGGGTCTGCGATCTACAAGCCTTCCGGTTGCCTCGTCAAAGGTATCCTGGCCCGTAATAACTTCCAGTATCAGATTGTGCTCGACTATGACACCGGTTGTTTCACTGGGACTGCAATCGCAGGCCTTTTCCTGGTGATGACATAGGTATGAAGACAAATCTATTCCATCTGATGCCTTCACTTTTGCTGGAATGTTGATGTCAAATGGGATCTCAATCGTATGGTCACCTCCTTGTAGTCCTCCATTTGCTATCCAATGGCCTTTCTGCTTTCCTTCACATAATTGCCGTACACGTTGCTCTTTGCAGGTTGTTGTTACTGCCTCTCTTTGCGGGTTACCACCCCTCGAGATGGAGAGGTACTTGACGGTCTCTTCTACCCTCCACTTCAACTCTTTGCCCACCACGTACTTCACTTCCATGTCTCGCGCTCCCTTTGCAATGGTTGAATGGGCCACCCATTCTAGTGAGTACGCTaccttcatctcctcggGGGTGTCTGTGTATAACTGACTCGGTACCATGGATAATTCCGTCAGCACCCTTTCGCCGGGATACTGTCGGATATGCCGGATCGGTTCAGAGACTACACGGCGTGACATCTTTATTTGCTGCGTGTCCTTCAATATCCTTGTGCTGGATATCGTTGAGGGCGCTACCGTGGCAGTGATCGCATAGGACACACTCCCTAGAACCGTCTCTGTCGTTGGCGGGATGTTGCTCGGTATAGGGAGGTAGAAACTAAATTTCAGCCATGTTTCATCCTCGCCCTCTTTCGGATCTATCTCATCGGGTGCATGGCAGAGGTCATATTGTACCAGTGTCTCAACGTTGGGCTCCGGTTGTGTGGTCGCGTGGGGAGAGTTCTGATTTCTGGATGATTTGTGCTTCGAGTTGCGTTTGAAGAAAAAACTATAGCTCTTATTGTTGCTAGGAACGACGACATCACAGGGCTTGGGTGTCACTGATCGCGTGAAACTAATTTCAAACTTGGGGAAATTCTCCGTGGAGGATCTCAAGCCTGAAGAGGGAACTGCGATGGCAATGGAGCCAGTAATTGGGGGAGCATGGCTCTCACCACCTGACTCCAGCAGAGTATGGGTGCTTGGCACAGTCAATTGTAAGCCCCAGGCTTCCATAGCATCTCATCGAGGTGGTGGAATACTTTTCGAGCAGGATTGGAAGATCGGGAAGAGAAACTCGGGGAGGAGCTTACACTATGTACTAATACTAATTAACAGCGAACCTCTGCTTATGAAGGTCTGTGCACATCAAGCAGAAAGAGCTTCTATTGGTATATCCCATTTCCTGCCCTAACTGCACTGGTGTTAATGGTTAATCTCCCACTCCACGCGTACGTCTCCGGAGTCGGTGGAGACACGCCAAGTGTCCAAAcaggaagccaagcaggAAATTTTACCTTTTGCGTGATGGT
The sequence above is a segment of the Aspergillus oryzae RIB40 DNA, chromosome 3 genome. Coding sequences within it:
- a CDS encoding ankyrin repeat protein (ankyrin repeat), coding for MHNVVANTARPSLDELRMTEILQAIERGHVDTAQSLLDGVSPDIQDRTGRTLFSRAVSLNSKEELQSRLKAEIMFDLLIARGADPDLGDHTGETPVHWAAKAGDHEMVCLLLQKGTLSDLPDKWGRTPLSRAAERGHNLAVERLLVDGRADSNSRDNRGRTPLSWAAESSHLQIVETLVNHGADVEIRDNEGQIPLWWFLNNTDRSNPTDRGTTKEPVDFQRWCSILGPKSSIEPVTKKRRTFLAWACERGDRQLVQELLRTTWTDPNSIDRHRKTPLIYALEWKHYEIADMLMSGVEPERAKKDCVSLHLLIREGRSRLLKMFLERYKSNLKEEDKYSAIPLMRMALQQSDRPTVRLLLDYKASTQGLKSSDWFGPCSTLRAAEPLVGLNKANWDGYSSIPVMEMTIQERDRIAVATLLGKRAQILEIEDDDDDFAQYSSNIQQSIAVDIMTRKDGRQAVEWISEDTFDQKMRELTKSPDESHLIVFSE
- a CDS encoding uncharacterized protein (predicted protein); the encoded protein is MDIAGLDTAFQCVTDVLGTDLIVPDLLSSESYKICIALPKRSSFADEKPAGRLDGLWIRPSRKRNQNSPHATTQPEPNVETLVQYDLCHAPDEIDPKEGEDETWLKFSFYLPIPSNIPPTTETVLGSVSYAITATVAPSTISSTRILKDTQQIKMSRRVVSEPIRHIRQYPGERVLTELSMVPSQLYTDTPEEMKVAYSLEWVAHSTIAKGARDMEVKYVVGKELKWRVEETVKYLSISRGGNPQREAVTTTCKEQRIADPG